One window of the Granulicella arctica genome contains the following:
- a CDS encoding sugar phosphate isomerase/epimerase family protein: MASALQVNSFTAWSGFASGRYSLAEIEDAFGQLCARASQEGLRCDLEFIPVLGVHSLKMAWDILRHVNAENSGIVFDFWHYMRSGPDEALLRSIPGEKITAVQLCDATAYVPEGMSLAYDGLNNRLAPGDGAFPIVSLVKTLREMGALNNVGVEVFSPRFDRLDAQTIGNLTREVFDRFLASDWS, from the coding sequence ATGGCAAGCGCTCTCCAGGTCAACTCCTTCACTGCGTGGAGTGGGTTCGCTTCTGGGCGCTATTCTCTAGCCGAAATTGAGGACGCATTCGGCCAGCTTTGTGCACGCGCATCTCAGGAAGGGCTTCGTTGCGACCTTGAGTTCATCCCAGTTTTAGGTGTTCATTCATTGAAAATGGCATGGGATATCCTACGACATGTCAATGCCGAAAATAGCGGCATTGTCTTTGACTTCTGGCACTATATGCGAAGCGGACCCGATGAGGCATTATTGCGCAGCATTCCTGGCGAGAAGATCACAGCAGTCCAGCTATGCGACGCGACCGCCTACGTTCCTGAAGGGATGTCGCTCGCCTATGACGGTTTGAATAACCGTCTAGCTCCAGGCGATGGAGCATTCCCAATTGTCAGCCTCGTCAAGACGCTCCGAGAAATGGGTGCCCTTAACAATGTCGGAGTCGAGGTGTTCTCGCCACGTTTTGATCGCTTGGATGCACAAACAATTGGGAATCTCACGCGCGAAGTGTTTGATCGCTTTCTTGCATCAGATTGGTCCTAG
- a CDS encoding SDR family NAD(P)-dependent oxidoreductase, whose protein sequence is MIKTPFGSKSTADEVLAGLDLSDRTVVVTGCSGGIGFETMRALSAKGARVIGIARSLNKAQNACLRTDTQATAVGCDQSDLQSVIHAADFISERFEKIDVIVANAGITGSKQATTRDGIEMQFLVNYLSHFLLVNKLLPKLPDKKGRVVIVSSSAGKNQAPKEGIRFDDLDGHRDYSASKFYGQSKLALSIFAGELSRRLAPRGIVVNSLHPGAVRGTDLNRSIQFPVSLVLSIAELFFKTASQGAATQCLLAASPLVEGVSGQYWADCQITGGSKYLTDLVMAERLWRTSEELLVRKLNVGG, encoded by the coding sequence ATGATCAAGACGCCATTTGGGTCCAAATCGACTGCGGATGAAGTGCTTGCCGGTCTCGACCTTTCAGATAGAACGGTCGTGGTTACAGGTTGCAGTGGCGGCATAGGATTCGAGACGATGCGGGCTCTGAGTGCGAAGGGCGCACGGGTCATCGGTATTGCTCGCTCACTTAATAAGGCTCAAAACGCATGCTTGCGGACGGACACTCAAGCAACGGCCGTGGGGTGCGACCAGTCGGACCTCCAATCGGTGATACATGCTGCGGACTTTATATCCGAACGCTTCGAGAAGATTGATGTGATCGTCGCCAATGCAGGCATCACGGGATCGAAGCAAGCAACAACGCGCGATGGAATCGAGATGCAGTTCCTCGTGAATTACCTGTCACACTTTCTCTTAGTAAATAAGCTGCTTCCTAAGCTTCCAGATAAGAAGGGTAGGGTAGTGATAGTCAGTAGCAGTGCCGGCAAGAATCAAGCTCCGAAGGAAGGCATCCGGTTTGATGATCTTGATGGTCACCGTGACTATAGTGCGTCGAAGTTTTACGGCCAGTCAAAGCTTGCTCTTTCGATATTCGCAGGCGAGCTATCACGCCGCCTGGCACCCCGTGGAATTGTGGTGAACTCCCTTCATCCCGGAGCGGTTAGAGGAACAGATCTCAATCGCAGCATCCAGTTTCCCGTTTCTCTTGTTCTCTCCATTGCTGAGCTGTTTTTCAAAACCGCGTCACAGGGGGCCGCGACACAATGCCTGCTTGCGGCCAGCCCACTGGTGGAAGGGGTCTCAGGACAGTATTGGGCCGACTGCCAAATTACTGGAGGCAGTAAGTATCTTACCGATCTCGTCATGGCGGAACGGCTATGGCGCACATCGGAAGAACTACTTGTGCGGAAGCTGAATGTTGGAGGGTAA
- a CDS encoding antibiotic biosynthesis monooxygenase family protein → MFLDISRQRPSIADSSGQLPSRREMIFGALATVGVGYIKQEKSMANKLTLVVRFRIPEPQKQMFLAKLRDVFTHIVKEENFVEASLVEDMRDPESILNYEVWDETPDSFMKSQMTRPYRADFEQMIADLKIERTPALYSTIEDWKRA, encoded by the coding sequence GTGTTTCTTGATATATCGAGGCAACGTCCGTCCATTGCTGATTCGAGTGGCCAGCTCCCGAGCCGACGCGAGATGATCTTCGGCGCCCTAGCAACAGTCGGAGTTGGTTATATAAAACAGGAGAAATCGATGGCGAACAAACTAACCCTTGTTGTACGATTCCGCATTCCCGAACCGCAGAAGCAGATGTTTCTGGCCAAGCTCCGCGACGTGTTCACGCATATCGTGAAGGAGGAAAACTTCGTTGAGGCATCTCTCGTAGAGGACATGCGAGATCCTGAGAGCATCCTGAATTATGAGGTTTGGGATGAAACTCCTGATTCGTTTATGAAGAGCCAAATGACCAGACCTTATCGGGCTGACTTCGAACAGATGATTGCTGACCTGAAAATCGAGCGGACTCCGGCCTTGTATTCAACGATCGAGGACTGGAAGAGGGCTTAG
- a CDS encoding response regulator, whose translation MSKVPTIRILSVEDHPVFREGLRAVLSLRPDMELIATASNSLEALEQYRRHAPDVTLLDLRLPGTDGFAALAEIRKMNSDARVVILTTSEDDADIRRAMRGGASAYVLKSLPMQDLVAIIQSVHEGSKHVPHRFATRVAERMADEKLTERELSVLRLIRDGRRNKQIASDLNIAEATVNFHIKNLSQKLQANDRTHAVMIALRRGLLEI comes from the coding sequence ATGAGCAAAGTACCGACAATTCGTATCCTCAGCGTAGAAGATCATCCGGTCTTTCGCGAGGGCTTGCGAGCAGTGCTCAGCCTGCGGCCTGACATGGAACTTATTGCCACGGCGTCAAACTCCTTGGAAGCGCTGGAGCAATATCGCCGTCATGCTCCAGATGTCACGCTTCTGGATTTGCGTTTGCCTGGAACCGACGGGTTCGCCGCTCTGGCAGAAATCAGAAAGATGAATTCAGATGCACGCGTGGTCATCCTAACAACATCCGAGGACGACGCGGATATACGCCGTGCCATGCGCGGAGGTGCCTCGGCCTACGTGCTTAAGAGCCTACCGATGCAAGATCTCGTTGCCATTATCCAGTCGGTGCATGAGGGTAGCAAGCATGTTCCACACAGATTCGCGACCCGCGTCGCGGAACGAATGGCGGACGAGAAGCTGACAGAGCGAGAACTGAGTGTCTTGAGACTTATCCGGGATGGAAGACGAAACAAACAAATCGCGTCCGACTTGAACATAGCAGAAGCCACGGTAAATTTTCATATTAAGAACCTTTCCCAAAAGCTGCAAGCAAATGATCGAACACATGCCGTCATGATCGCGCTCCGCCGCGGTCTATTGGAGATTTGA
- a CDS encoding lactate/malate family dehydrogenase: MALRVAIVGAGGAVGSTLLMHMLKSSVLNPGDEIILLGRGTPESNGRLYATRMDLLDAFDEAAVRLIICASIEHLCTDIVVIAAGQTISKNRRTRRDLAHANLPLFERLAERFRKSAGCPLFLVVSNPVELAVAIFAAHLGPEKVIGIGAQQDSLRFARAIASQLGVHRSLVRASVLGEHGEAMVPMWSSVHLTVDDPESTSRLDALKARYEHTNIKEEAAMTRKRLEELISTHQLAEAYELMEEIAPSTRIMVEPFITQSQIHSTPNATANATLEILSAAVVADGRRVHGQVQLSGQFHDIHGVCGIPLEVRLNGWQVSSQSQPTSAEIAELRASAGAIDAARKEWQR, translated from the coding sequence GTGGCACTGCGGGTAGCAATTGTCGGAGCAGGAGGCGCCGTAGGCTCGACGCTTCTCATGCACATGCTGAAAAGCTCTGTGCTCAATCCAGGTGACGAAATCATCCTTCTTGGTCGAGGTACCCCTGAAAGTAACGGTCGGCTCTACGCAACACGTATGGACCTACTGGATGCCTTTGACGAAGCTGCGGTCCGCCTCATAATTTGTGCATCGATCGAACATCTTTGCACTGACATTGTCGTGATTGCGGCGGGCCAAACAATTTCAAAGAATCGACGAACTCGCCGCGATCTTGCCCACGCCAATCTCCCTCTTTTCGAAAGACTGGCAGAGCGATTCCGTAAGTCAGCGGGCTGCCCCCTCTTTCTCGTCGTCAGCAATCCCGTGGAACTTGCCGTCGCGATCTTTGCAGCCCATTTAGGCCCAGAGAAGGTCATTGGCATCGGTGCGCAACAGGATTCGCTTCGTTTTGCCCGTGCAATTGCCTCGCAACTCGGCGTTCATCGCTCGCTCGTCCGGGCAAGCGTGCTCGGAGAACACGGGGAGGCAATGGTTCCTATGTGGAGCTCCGTTCATCTAACCGTCGACGATCCTGAGAGTACCTCTCGCCTGGATGCACTCAAGGCGCGGTATGAGCATACCAATATCAAGGAAGAGGCTGCCATGACACGCAAAAGGCTTGAGGAACTCATCTCAACTCATCAGCTTGCGGAGGCGTACGAACTCATGGAAGAGATTGCCCCCAGCACAAGAATCATGGTCGAACCGTTCATCACACAATCGCAGATTCACTCGACGCCCAATGCCACGGCCAACGCAACGCTAGAGATCCTTTCCGCCGCGGTGGTCGCGGACGGACGAAGGGTGCATGGGCAAGTTCAATTGAGCGGCCAGTTCCACGATATTCACGGAGTTTGCGGTATTCCTCTCGAAGTCCGACTCAACGGGTGGCAGGTAAGCTCACAAAGTCAACCCACATCCGCGGAGATCGCGGAACTTCGCGCGTCCGCTGGGGCAATCGACGCAGCAAGGAAGGAATGGCAGCGATAA